The genomic window CCATCGCGATTGCCCGGTACGGCGTGGCAGATCGACGGACGCTATCTGAAGCGAGCCGGAGACTCGGTCGTTCCACTCACTGACGTCGAGTTGCATGCTATCCTGGCTCAGGTGGGACCTGACTTCACGGCAGAAGGGTGTCCTGGCGCCAGCCTCTCCGACCTGTCGTCCGATGCTATTGCCAACTTCCGGGCAAGATGGGCGAAGCGGTCGAACGACTCCCGACGGCACGGATGGAGCGACCAACAGACTCTGGCGGACGCGGAGCTGATCGTCGACGGCAGGCTGACGTATGCGGCGCTGATCCTGTTCGGCACCCATGCTGCTTTAGGGCGGTGGTTGGCGCAGGCGGAAGTCGTCTTCGAGTACCGATCCTCGGAGGCGTCCGGACCGGCGGCAGACCGCGTCGAGCTCCGCGAGGCGTTTTTCCTGTACCATGACCGACTATGGGACAAGATTAGTCTGCGTAACGATCGCCAGAGCTATCAGGATGGGCTGTTCCGCTACGATCTACTCACGTTTGATGAGGCTTCTGTTCGTGAAGCACTCTTGAATGCGGTCGCGCATCGCGACTACCGGCATGGGGGCTCTGTGTTCGTGCGCCAGTACGCCCACCGACTCGAGGTGGTCAGCCCGGGAGGGTTCCCGCCAGGGATCACGCAGGAGAACATCCTTCATAGCCAGAATCCGCGCAATCGACGGCTTGCCGAAGCATTGGCGAGATGTGGGCTCATCGAGCGGTCGGGTCAAGGCGTCAATCTGATGTTCGAGAGTGCGGTTCGGCAAGGAAAGGCGCTTCCGGATTACTCAGGGACCTCGGACCACGAAGTGCGGCTGGTGCTGAACGGCGTGGTACGCAGTCCAGGCTTCGTGCGTTTCATGGAGAGGCTCGGAGATGAGAAGCTTCGCTCGTTCTCGACCGATGACTTCCTGATTCTCGACCTCTTGCATCGGGAGCAGGTGGTTCCTGAGGGCCTCCGCAGACGGCTGGCAGACCTTGTGCACATCGGCGCCGTAGAGTCCGTCGGAAGGGGCAGAGGCACACGGTACATCCTCTCGCGAAGCCTGTATGCGTACGTTGGGGGCAAGGGCACGTACACGCGTAGGAGAGGGTTGGATCG from Candidatus Poribacteria bacterium includes these protein-coding regions:
- a CDS encoding transcriptional regulator, which gives rise to MQTTPDQLHEWLNAPEDEHLEFKEAKQKYALDDLLKYCVAIANEGGGKIILGVTGRRRRSIVGTQAFPEPGETEATIYGKLRQKVRIEEVETAAGRVLVVHVPSRLPGTAWQIDGRYLKRAGDSVVPLTDVELHAILAQVGPDFTAEGCPGASLSDLSSDAIANFRARWAKRSNDSRRHGWSDQQTLADAELIVDGRLTYAALILFGTHAALGRWLAQAEVVFEYRSSEASGPAADRVELREAFFLYHDRLWDKISLRNDRQSYQDGLFRYDLLTFDEASVREALLNAVAHRDYRHGGSVFVRQYAHRLEVVSPGGFPPGITQENILHSQNPRNRRLAEALARCGLIERSGQGVNLMFESAVRQGKALPDYSGTSDHEVRLVLNGVVRSPGFVRFMERLGDEKLRSFSTDDFLILDLLHREQVVPEGLRRRLADLVHIGAVESVGRGRGTRYILSRSLYAYVGGKGTYTRRRGLDRDANKALLLKHLRDQGQEGAAISELCQVLPGESRSMVGRLLSELRDEGAVALRGKRRWARWYVAEDEAFNPLDACIGGA